The following nucleotide sequence is from Cucurbita pepo subsp. pepo cultivar mu-cu-16 unplaced genomic scaffold, ASM280686v2 Cp4.1_scaffold000722, whole genome shotgun sequence.
caacttaacccaactcaatcaaatgtaatttttttgagtTAGTAATTGGTTTGGTTGTTTGAATAGTGACGTGTGAGACCAAAATTCAAAAGGTGGGTCGTGAGGATCTTGTTAAAGGGATTAGAGGGCCCTATAAACGGTCCATTTTACCGTCTAACACAAAACACAacaagaattttttaaatattcgaCTTTAGATTCAATTATAATTCCATGTCTAATCAAAATCATTCAACTTTGGATTCCAATGGACCATTCAAAGGGAAATTTTAAAGCattgttttttagttttcttcaCAATGAAGTGAGAAAATGGGTGTGCCCTCACAGTCATACCAACCATAGTTAACTTTTCTATCATCCAATCCGACCCTCGTATAGGGCCCATGGACTAGAGGTCGGTCGAAGCTTAGCTCAAAAGTTGAAGTTTGATCAACTTGGTTTAGCTCACCCTTTCATTCATCGGATATAATGGATAATCTTTTAAGAGATTGAGCTAGCTCAGCTTGAAGTCAAAGTTTGATCGACTTGGCTTGACCCAACCttctcatttatttcattcattttttgagATTGGACTATCCCATAGATGAACTCAATTGAAACATACTTGAATAGTCAAGTCCATCCCAAGCTCAAAGTTTGATCGGTTTGGCTCGACTCAACTTCTTTACTTATTTTGTTCATTAGATAGGATATGGATCACCCTTTTCGGAGACTGGGTGCAAGATGCGTCCAAGATGCGATAGAATATTTTCCATCGAATTTCTCAAATCACGGGATTGTGGTCAGCTATAGAGTCTCAACTAATCCGATCGAGTTCCCTAGAACATTTTGTCTCTCCTTAAAAGAAGTGTTAGAGATGAGGGGATCCCAAAgttctttctattttcataaatgagcagaaaaattagttcaaacgtataaaatatagaaagaaagatcaaATGATTTGAAGTATAGATCCAAGCAAGACAAGACAAGAAAATCCTCTCATGGTCTACAGCAATAAGACAAAAGACAGCATCAAGAACAGCAACTGAGAGAACATACCAATCTTAGAGACCAGAGTGGCTGTGTTTTTTGATGCTGGCACAAAACTTCCATCTGCTGTGCTCGTGGTAAGAACAACGACAACCCAGTCATCTTCGGTACCAATGCCGATTCCTGTGTACTTGGTATCGTTAAGTTTTCCCGAGTACTGAGATTTTGTAAAGTTAGTGAGAACAAGATCGGGAACACGGTTTGGAACACAAGCAGGCATTATGGTTCCATCCCTTGTGTTGGAGATATTCAAATTGCACTTGGCTAGCAGGTTTGGATAGTCATCGAACTGAGGTTCGGTTCCAGATATCGTGTTGGAACCTGTGGTGTTTGTACAAGGTTGATTCTTGA
It contains:
- the LOC111785770 gene encoding uncharacterized GPI-anchored protein At5g19250-like; amino-acid sequence: MANTHLCFLLPLLLACILLFNHPVKCDDDDLHRGINSYRASLNLTALVENDNAECLAEKIADKFKNQPCTNTTGSNTISGTEPQFDDYPNLLAKCNLNISNTRDGTIMPACVPNRVPDLVLTNFTKSQYSGKLNDTKYTGIGIGTEDDWVVVVLTTSTADGSFVPASKNTATLVSKIGMFSQLLFLMLSFVLLL